The following coding sequences lie in one Arabidopsis thaliana chromosome 3, partial sequence genomic window:
- the STE1 gene encoding sterol 1 (sterol 1 (STE1); FUNCTIONS IN: C-5 sterol desaturase activity; INVOLVED IN: sterol biosynthetic process, unidimensional cell growth, brassinosteroid biosynthetic process; LOCATED IN: endoplasmic reticulum; EXPRESSED IN: 23 plant structures; EXPRESSED DURING: 13 growth stages; CONTAINS InterPro DOMAIN/s: Fatty acid hydroxylase (InterPro:IPR006694); BEST Arabidopsis thaliana protein match is: Fatty acid hydroxylase superfamily protein (TAIR:AT3G02590.1); Has 2349 Blast hits to 2348 proteins in 461 species: Archae - 0; Bacteria - 570; Metazoa - 339; Fungi - 475; Plants - 329; Viruses - 0; Other Eukaryotes - 636 (source: NCBI BLink).), which produces MAADNAYLMQFVDETSFYNRIVLSHLLPANLWEPLPHFLQTWLRNYLAGTLLYFISGFLWCFYIYYLKINVYLPKDAIPTIKAMRLQMFVAMKAMPWYTLLPTVSESMIERGWTKCFASIGEFGWILYFVYIAIYLVFVEFGIYWMHRELHDIKPLYKYLHATHHIYNKQNTLSPFAGLAFHPVDGILQAVPHVIALFIVPIHFTTHIGLLFMEAIWTANIHDCIHGNIWPVMGAGYHTIHHTTYKHNYGHYTIWMDWMFGSLRDPLLEEDDNKDSFKKAE; this is translated from the exons ATGGCGGCGGATAATGCTTATCTGATGCAGTTTGTTGACGAAACCTCTTTTTACAACCGAATCGTTCTGAGTCATCTTTTGCCGGCGAATCTATGGGAACCCTTACCTCATTTTCTCCAGACATGGCTCCGAAATTACCTCGCCGGAACCCTACTATACTTCATCTCCGGTTTCCTCTGGTGCTTCTACATCTATTACCTTAAAATCAACGTTTACCTTCCCAAAG ATGCAATTCCTACAATAAAGGCTATGCGTTTGCAAATGTTTGTGGCAATGAAGGCTATGCCATGGTACACTCTTCTTCCAACTGTCTCCGAGAGTATGATTGAACGTGGTTGGACCAAATGTTTTGCTAGCATAGGCGAATTCGGCTGGATTCTGTATTTTGTTTACATCGCCATCTATCTTGTTTTCGTTGAGTTTGGTATTTATTGGATGCACAGAGAGCTTCATGACATTAAGCCTCTCTATAAGTATCTCCATGCCACCCATCATATCTACAACAAGCAGAATACACTCTCTCCATTTGCCG GGCTTGCATTTCACCCAGTAGACGGGATACTTCAGGCTGTACCGCATGTGATAGCGCTGTTTATAGTGCCAATTCATTTCACAACTCATATAGGTCTTTTGTTCATGGAAGCGATATGGACGGCGAACATCCATGACTGCATCCATGGCAACATCTGGCCAGTAATGGGTGCAGGATACCATACGATACACCACACGACATACAAGCATAACTATGGTCATTATACCATATGGATGGATTGGATGTTTGGCTCTCTTAGGGATCCTCTcttagaagaagatgacaacAAAGACAGCTTCAAGAAAGCAGAGTGA
- a CDS encoding Fatty acid hydroxylase superfamily protein (Fatty acid hydroxylase superfamily protein; FUNCTIONS IN: oxidoreductase activity, C-5 sterol desaturase activity, iron ion binding; INVOLVED IN: oxidation reduction, sterol biosynthetic process, fatty acid biosynthetic process; LOCATED IN: endoplasmic reticulum; EXPRESSED IN: 8 plant structures; EXPRESSED DURING: 4 anthesis, petal differentiation and expansion stage; CONTAINS InterPro DOMAIN/s: Fatty acid hydroxylase (InterPro:IPR006694); BEST Arabidopsis thaliana protein match is: sterol 1 (TAIR:AT3G02580.1); Has 2431 Blast hits to 2426 proteins in 433 species: Archae - 0; Bacteria - 540; Metazoa - 353; Fungi - 499; Plants - 398; Viruses - 0; Other Eukaryotes - 641 (source: NCBI BLink).): protein MAATMADYNDQIVNETSFYNRMVLSHLLPVNLWEPLPHFLQTWLRNYLAGNILYFISGFLWCFYIYYLKLNVYVPKESIPTRKAMLLQIYVAMKAMPWYTLLPAVSEYMIEHGWTKCYSTLDHFNWFLCFLYIALYLVLVEFMIYWVHKELHDIKFLYKHLHATHHMYNKQNTLSPFAGLAFHPLDGILQAIPHVIALFIVPIHLITHLSLLFLEGIWTASIHDCIHGNIWPIMGAGYHTIHHTTYKHNYGHYTIWMDWMFGSLMVPLAEKDSFKEKEK from the exons ATGGCGGCGACTATGGCAGATTATAATGATCAGATCGTCAATGAGACCTCTTTTTACAACCGAATGGTTCTGAGTCACCTTTTGCCGGTGAATCTATGGGAACCTTTACCACATTTCCTCCAGACATGGCTCCGGAACTACCTCGCCGGAAACATACTCTACTTCATCTCCGGCTTCCTCTGGTGCTTCTACATCTATTACCTTAAACTCAACGTTTACGTCCCCAAAG AATCCATTCCTACGAGAAAGGCAATGCTTTTGCAAATATACGTGGCAATGAAGGCTATGCCTTGGTACACTCTTCTTCCAGCTGTCTCTGAGTATATGATCGAGCATGGTTGGACCAAATGTTACTCTACACTTGACCATTTCAACTGgttcctctgtttcctctaCATAGCTCTCTATCTTGTTTTAGTTGAGTTTATGATTTATTGGGTTCACAAAGAGCTTCATGACATTAAATTTCTCTATAAGCATCTCCATGCTACCCATCATATGTACAACAAGCAAAACACACTCTCTCCATTTGCCG GGCTCGCATTCCATCCGCTGGACGGGATACTTCAGGCTATACCGCACGTGATAGCGCTGTTTATAGTGCCGATTCATCTCATAACACATCtgagtcttttgtttttggaaggGATATGGACAGCAAGCATCCATGATTGCATACATGGTAACATCTGGCCTATAATGGGTGCAGGATACCATACCATACACCATACAACATACAAGCATAACTATGGTCATTATACCATATGGATGGACTGGATGTTTGGCTCTCTTATGGTTCCTTTAGCAGAAAAAGACAGTTtcaaggagaaagaaaagtga
- a CDS encoding Fatty acid hydroxylase superfamily protein has product MLLQIYVAMKAMPWYTLLPAVSEYMIEHGWTKCYSTLDHFNWFLCFLYIALYLVLVEFMIYWVHKELHDIKFLYKHLHATHHMYNKQNTLSPFAGLAFHPLDGILQAIPHVIALFIVPIHLITHLSLLFLEGIWTASIHDCIHGNIWPIMGAGYHTIHHTTYKHNYGHYTIWMDWMFGSLMVPLAEKDSFKEKEK; this is encoded by the exons ATGCTTTTGCAAATATACGTGGCAATGAAGGCTATGCCTTGGTACACTCTTCTTCCAGCTGTCTCTGAGTATATGATCGAGCATGGTTGGACCAAATGTTACTCTACACTTGACCATTTCAACTGgttcctctgtttcctctaCATAGCTCTCTATCTTGTTTTAGTTGAGTTTATGATTTATTGGGTTCACAAAGAGCTTCATGACATTAAATTTCTCTATAAGCATCTCCATGCTACCCATCATATGTACAACAAGCAAAACACACTCTCTCCATTTGCCG GGCTCGCATTCCATCCGCTGGACGGGATACTTCAGGCTATACCGCACGTGATAGCGCTGTTTATAGTGCCGATTCATCTCATAACACATCtgagtcttttgtttttggaaggGATATGGACAGCAAGCATCCATGATTGCATACATGGTAACATCTGGCCTATAATGGGTGCAGGATACCATACCATACACCATACAACATACAAGCATAACTATGGTCATTATACCATATGGATGGACTGGATGTTTGGCTCTCTTATGGTTCCTTTAGCAGAAAAAGACAGTTtcaaggagaaagaaaagtga